A genomic segment from Phragmites australis chromosome 6, lpPhrAust1.1, whole genome shotgun sequence encodes:
- the LOC133921396 gene encoding uncharacterized protein LOC133921396 isoform X5: protein MEDQDKSDGWDEVLEEADELACVHKDPLSTSLLSSGTKRRSKSEKKPTFSIRGYGFVALDVKTENSCLGEQEGTSGVPPTKASETMVAERLENIEEETEDLPQEFVIPTKKANTSVSELLEDLQGRSGSSVRTQSSLNQHTPNIGIREQEASSGAPSTKASQTLKAELLGNIKDETEDPTSEFARPTKKANISVAELLEDLQGRSDSSIGTASLLHQHIRAKDWKPKPPASGKKTLAILGERSLVSEDPLEHVIDGSSSEEEEVIQNYLTLVNKDVKRQTMTDLFQEVFNPINMEGTMLPMRSTGVGYYGRMQQIMQMEKDRHAEFLKQYNRGQGDSKGITVQIMSRSLEGKLTVCRCLFQEMSNNMGFVQKSFLSGGLWG, encoded by the exons ATGGAGGATCAGGATAAATCAGATGGGTGGGATGAGGTCCTGGAAGAAGCTGATGAGTTGGCGTGTGTGCACAAAGATCCTCTTAGCACCTCATTGCTTTCTTCTGGAACAAAAAGAA GGAGCAAAAGTGAAAAGAAGCCTACATTCTCAATACGTGGATATGGTTTTGTTGCGTTAGATGTTAAGACTGAAAACTCATGCCTTGGGGAGCAAGAAGGTACATCTGGAGTGCCACCAACTAAAGCTTCAGAAACTATGGTGGCTGAACGGTTGGAAAATATCGAGGAAGAAACTGAAGATTTGCCACAAGAGTTTGTCATTCCAACCAAGAAAGCAAATACTTCGGTTTCAGAACTTCTAGAAGATCTACAGGGTAGAAGTGGCTCTTCTGTCAGGACACAATCTTCG TTGAACCAACACACACCAAATATTGGAATTAGGGAGCAAGAAGCTTCATCTGGAGCACCATCAACTAAAGCTTCGCAAACTTTGAAGGCTGAACTGTTGGGAAATATCAAGGACGAAACTGAAGATCCGACATCAGAGTTTGCCCGTCCGACCAAGAAAGCAAATATTTCAGTTGCTGAACTTTTAGAAGACCTACAGGGTAGAAGTGACTCTTCTATCGGGACAGCATCTTTG TTGCACCAGCACATCAGAGCTAAAGATTGGAAGCCAAAACCCCCTGCTTCTGGGAAGAAAACACTAGCTATTCTAGGTGAGAGAAGTCTTGTCAGTGAGGACCCATTGGAGCATGTAATTGATGGATCATCTAGTGAGGAGGAA GAGGTTATTCAAAACTACTTGACTTTGGTGAACAAAGATGTGAAGCGGCAAACTATGACTGACCTATTCCAAGAAGTTTTCAATCCAATAAACATGGAGGGTACCATGCTACCAATGAGATCAACTGG AGTTGGTTATTATGGAAGGATGCAACAGATTATGCAGATGGAGAAAGATAGGCACGCCGAGTTCTTGAAACAGTATAATAGAGGACAAG GTGATTCAAAGGGAATTACTGTTCAGATTATGTCAAGATCATTGGAGGGGAAGCTAACAGTCTGCCGCTGCTTGTTCCAGGAAATGAGTAAT